GAGTGAAGCCACTTCTTCAGAAGTCGCTGATGATTGCTCAGCTACAGCACTTACGTTACCCATGGCTTCCGACAACACAACCTGTGAATGATTCAAGCTACTGATCGCTGTTGTCACCGATTCCAGACTAGTAATGAACTCATCCATCTGTCCTTTTACGGATACAAAGATATCGCTCGTGCTCTTCACTGAGCTCACTTGCTCTTTGAAAAGAGGTGCCACTTCAGATAATACAGCTTCTGTTTCGTTCATTTCCGTTATGATCTTGTCGGTGATTCCGGCTACAAGAGCAATAGACTGCTTCGATTGGTCGGCAAGCTGTCTTACCTCACCTGCTACCACCATAAAGCCCTTGCCAGCTTCGCCTGCACGTGCGGCTTCTATCGTCGCATTCAATGATAAAATATTCGTCTGCTGTGTGATACTCTTCATCACATCCAGCACCTTAATCACTGAGAATACTGTTTCTTTCAAATTGTTAACACGTTCTACAAGCGCACCTGTCTTTTCCCCAGTACGGCTAGTTTGATCCAGTAAATCCGTTAATTGCTTGGCACCTTGAGCACTAGCTTCTCCAACCCCGCGTGCTGCCTCATCCATCTCACTATTGGCACTAATCACGGTCTGCATTTGCGTAGCTATCACATCTGTAAGCTCATTACCACGTTCAGCTTCAAGTGCCAGACTGCCTGCTCCTCCAGCAATTTCTTCCGTAGCTGCAGCTATTTCCTTCGCGGAAATAGCTGTCTTACGCGAAGCTTCTCCAAGCTCACCAGCGGTCTCTAGCACATCTCGTGCAGTTTCTCTAGTTTGCGATACAAGCTCAGTAATACGCTCCATCATCAAGTTAAAGGAGGCTGATAGTTGTCCAATCTCATCCTTAGACACATATTCTGTACGTACACTTAAATCTCCGCTTGCACCTTGAACCATAAGATCCTTCAATCGTGCCAGAGGGCGAGCAATCATACGAACCATCCAAATCCCAATAAATATCGCAAGCAATGCCGCACCGGCAGCCGTAATGAACGTCGTCAACAGAATCGGACGGGCTTCCTTCACTAGTTCTTCTGTAGGAACTACACCTGCGAGCTTCCAATCTGCCCGCATCATCGGATTAAAGACCGCCAGAATTTCTTTTCCGTTTGGATCTTTAGCTTCTAGGCTATTATTATTTTTCTTACTCTCTTTGATAAAAGAAAACTCCGATGACTTTCCATCATCTAGCGGATTAGAAGAAGCCACTACTGTACCTTGCGGAGACACAAGTTGAATACGGGAGCCGTCTCCCAGCTTCACACTTGCGAAAGATTCTTCCAGCAGTGTATTCTTCAACACAAGCATAATCATGTATCCTTTATCTGCTCCCAGACTTTTAAGAGATCTTACCAAAGCAATATCTTTTTCTTCCGCTCCTTGAAGAGAGGTTGAAAACCAAATATTTTTAGAGTCGTTATTGTTAGCGTCTGAATAATAAGAATTATATTCTTTAGAATCGGCCACAATTTTCTTGAACCATTCTTGTTCTCGTAATCCATCAAAATAAATGCCACCACTGCCAGATGTAACAATTTCCTGTTCAAGTGACTCGGGAATCAATGCGACACTGAGAATATTAGAATCTGTTGTAGTCTGATTGGACAATTTCTTACTTATTGAGCTTGTTGCTTCAAATTTCTCGTAAGCAGTTTGTGCAGTAGCCATTGATCTAAGATCCGTTTGCAACTGCACATCAAAAAAGAGCTGCAATACCGTATTCTCATATTGCTTCAAGGTAATATCCAGCTTCTCAGCAGTCTGAACAATAGTCTGGCGGTAGGCTTCGGATACGTTATTCTTTATCGTTGTTTTTGCCTTCGAATAAGATATAAGTCCAAGTGACATAACTACGATTACAGTGGAACATAAGAATATTAGAAATAACTTCACACCGACGGATTGGATAGGATTAACTCTCTTGATTTGGCTTCCCCAACCCAACATCATTTTCTTAGCATCTAACTTTGATGTCTTTCCTGCACCTACTTCATTGCTCTGTACATTTACGGATTTTTTATTGTTCTTCTTCATCTCTCTAACCTTCTCTCTTTATGCTTTTCACTAATACTATCTTGATCAGGATCCCCATCATGATCATCTACCCGCTAATATTAGAGGACATATGAAAGCGCTAACCATATTATATATCGGTTTATTAGGCCTTTTTTCTTAGCTTTACTATACTTTTTTTATAACTTTTAACCTATGTATTCTGAAACAAAAAAACTCCCATCGTTCTACCCTC
This window of the Paenibacillus sp. FSL R10-2734 genome carries:
- a CDS encoding methyl-accepting chemotaxis protein, which codes for MKKNNKKSVNVQSNEVGAGKTSKLDAKKMMLGWGSQIKRVNPIQSVGVKLFLIFLCSTVIVVMSLGLISYSKAKTTIKNNVSEAYRQTIVQTAEKLDITLKQYENTVLQLFFDVQLQTDLRSMATAQTAYEKFEATSSISKKLSNQTTTDSNILSVALIPESLEQEIVTSGSGGIYFDGLREQEWFKKIVADSKEYNSYYSDANNNDSKNIWFSTSLQGAEEKDIALVRSLKSLGADKGYMIMLVLKNTLLEESFASVKLGDGSRIQLVSPQGTVVASSNPLDDGKSSEFSFIKESKKNNNSLEAKDPNGKEILAVFNPMMRADWKLAGVVPTEELVKEARPILLTTFITAAGAALLAIFIGIWMVRMIARPLARLKDLMVQGASGDLSVRTEYVSKDEIGQLSASFNLMMERITELVSQTRETARDVLETAGELGEASRKTAISAKEIAAATEEIAGGAGSLALEAERGNELTDVIATQMQTVISANSEMDEAARGVGEASAQGAKQLTDLLDQTSRTGEKTGALVERVNNLKETVFSVIKVLDVMKSITQQTNILSLNATIEAARAGEAGKGFMVVAGEVRQLADQSKQSIALVAGITDKIITEMNETEAVLSEVAPLFKEQVSSVKSTSDIFVSVKGQMDEFITSLESVTTAISSLNHSQVVLSEAMGNVSAVAEQSSATSEEVASLSNEQQSVSDQLVSLSGKLESASGQLKDKLSLFTIK